caaccgaatttccccctgggaatcaataaagtattatcttatcttattatggTAATGTTTtgtgaagaaacagaaacagcagagagacaaaaatgCTTCTTTATCACATACAGAAACAGATTTAGTATTTTACAGCTCTGTGGATTCCTTCCATTGTTCGGGTGCTGATAAAGTCATGTGATCATCCTGGTTTACGTTGATTTTAATGTTAAGACCTCAAAACACTAGATCTGATGTTTAGACGctgaaataataatatatatctcactaaatataaaaatcatTTTGTCACATCACAGCGTTTTGAGTTTCCACAACAGTTTAAATCACGTGTTCAGTATCTTCTCATTTTGTTCCTCCTCATGCCTCAggtcatgatgtcacatcctgtTTGGTTGCTGACTGTAAGGCGCTTTATGTTCACACCAGCAGCAGCCAGCTTATCGTGCGACTGACTGACAACATCTTCAGGCAGCACCCGAGTGCGAGCCAGGATCCAGGCGAAGTCGATGTGAAAGAAACCATAGTAGTCAGCGCAAGAGTACACCAGAGCATATGTGTGGTAGTCTGTGGAGAGAACCAAGTATGGAGCATCTGGGACACCTGGACAAGGGTACAATAGATTTAGACTCTGCAATATGTATTGTTTGAGAGCATAAGATCAATTTGTCCAGAGTGTGTTTTACCTTTAAAGAAGCCGACATCCAGGATCGCAGGATGAGATGAATTTTTTACTGTGGCCACACCTTCGATTGTACTTATCTTTCCATTAGCCCTGCAACAAGAggataatacattttttgaaaattaaaggACATTTCTACGGAAAAGGGTTAGAGACACTggaaaaattaaggtcaaaatgtttttttattaatattattattctgagaaaaaagtcagaattctgagattaaagtcagaattctgactttttttagaattctgactattttttagaattctaagattaaagtcagaattctgagattaaagtaagaattctgacttttttcacagaataataataataaaaaaatatattggccttttttatttttatttttttaaagtagccctaatcctcttccatacatTTCTTTCACTTTAACTTAAATTTCCATGGAAGTGAATTTCTggcaggttaaaaaaaaaaaaaaaggaagagggaAACTTGGCtttaattacaaataaaatacaaaaatataattaattgaaaaaaatccGAATTTTAAGTCGTAATTATGACACACAAAGTCTAGATTATGTGATGAAATGATGTGGTTATTGTGAGCTAATTATTACAAgataaaatgtcaacattttaactttttatctcATATTTATGACTTAacaaatattgatttttttctttcattaaggCCAAGtccccttcttttcttttacccTAGCAGAAATAGGCTTCCAAAGATTGCAGTTTTATGCACCAATgacagcatgctaacattttgcCTGTATTAGGGTGCATATAGAACCTTACAGCAGCTCTGCATTGCGAACCTTCACTGTCCCATCATCAAGTAGACTGTATGTAGCTTGGTTACATTTGCCTCTTTCAAACAAGGCTGGGAGCTTCTCTATTTCATACCAGGTGCCCATGTACTAGAatgaaaacagtgcaaagatTATACAAGAGCATGTGGACCCACAGACTGAGTCACTAAGCAGCTAGCAGTAAAGGCAAACAAGACTCTCAACAACTAAATACCCATATATTAAGAAAGGTTGTTACCTTTGTGACGTTGAAGTCCTCTTGAACAGGCGGTTTGGGGCAGTTGCCTTGGTGGAAGGACTGACTGTCAGCCCTCAAAGCACTCAGGAGAAGTACAAACAGGACCTTCATATTCAAACATTCATTAGCTATGCATTCAGtctgaataaaatcaaaacaatatcACTGGATAAGAACAGAGAATGACTCCTTCAAATTGTTCATGTTGTGTGAGTAAATGGAATAATCAGAGTACCTTGTATTCCTTCATCTTCAAGCAGCCAAAAACCTCAACAGATATTTTTCTGTtgtgatgaaaaacaaaatttgaaaagAGACGTCTATGTTTTCAAAGTGAAGTAAAAACCTCAGTACGTCTTTAACTTCTCTATCATGTACTCAGAATTCAAAACGGAGCAAAAAGCTGAAAGCAGTTTGGCATTAATAGCAAAAACTTCCAAAACAGGAGACCTTTGGAAGGGAAATATGTTTGAGGAGCTATTTTTAGAAAATGACCGCAAGACTGTTTACCGTCCGAGTGTGACACAGTCAGCCAAGAGTCACTTACAGTTCTGGGATGTACAGAGTATTAACTAAAGACTGTAGGAGACTGCTGTTTTTCAAATCAACAGAAAATATGAATgcataaaatgtaattttaagccttaaataaatgtttttgatATCAAACACTCAGCACATCAAAATCGTTTTCTGCTAGTTTTTACTCCACTCAAATTACAGCTGCTACCTTCTAAAGCTGTATGTTAAAAACCTGAAATCACAACATCTATACTTACTTCAACTGCTGTGTTACAGTCATCTTTCCTTGTTCTTGCTGTAATACTGAcacagattaaagctcctgtgaggaactttcagtttgtgttgatttcttGCCTTCAAATTTTAGGGATAATTGAGCTTATTACAGAGAAGGAGTTCTGATTTGGTTTATACTTAATTGCTtcaaaagaaaatcacaaatattgACCTGTTTTTGGCAGAGAGGAAACGTCTTCAACTAGAGGGCAGAAAACTGTTAAATACCTTCAGGAATACCTTTAATATCCTAATGATACAACAAGGTGTGGAAGATTCTTTGATGATCACTGGCAGCACTCagcttttaaacacacagagccAGGTGCTCCTAATTAGCAATGATTGATTTCACCTGGGCAGAGAGATCAAAGGACAGAGAACAACATACAACTGCAAGACAAAGACTTCAACTGGCCTATGGTGAGTGAGgtattgaatttatttatttagttatttaatcatttatctatttatttatgtattcatttatatatttattcatttatgtatctatttatttatgtatctatttatgtatctatttattcatttatttatttatctaatatttatttatgtatttacttatttattcatttatttgtttattcatttattcatttatttaactatttatctatttattaattgatttattaattgattGCAGTAATGCACCATTAAGCTGGTTGCCAACTgctgtaaaacacaaaaaagaatacaaagatttttttttttcaaagcgaTGTCAGTAAAAAAAgattgtttacaagaaaacgGGCATtgataacaaaacaaatgtttaggctaagtgggtttttttaacaaaaaaaaatcaagatatGTATAATGTAAATCTACTTATATTGTTAATAGCCATTAAgctaaaaaaatatgttgaCATATGAGTTTTGGTCCATACCGCCCAgctgaaaaacaccaaaatgaaATGAGGTAAATGTTCTGCTAGTTCATCAGTAATAATATACCTTTACACTTACATAGACATAATTTATTGACAAAGCATACCCACTGGGCAGCCcaatacaacatttgaaataaagtattaaatggtatttattttatacacAAAACTGCAGATTCCTCATTTCTGAACTATCTGATGCTCTCCTCTTGAAGTCGTCAGTTTTATTGTGCAGgtaaatgagagagaaagaaaaccagATTACCAAAAGAGAAAATTTTATTAAACAAAGCACCAATATTTATACAAAACATGTGCTCTATTTTCCCTTAGAAGTTTTCAtctaaaatcttttttttttcagtcttgaaatatttcacttgtTTCACTTTTAATTTTCCAACTATGGAAATTTGTTCTGACTGTTGACAACATTCTTCAAAACTCTattactgtaaaaataaaaactgtacaaAGAATAGAAAAGACGCACAAAGTGTGAAGAAACAACCAACACATGATAAATTACATTCTTAAATTTAATcttctgatttgtttttaaatgttatgtgCTGTGACGGTATAAATAAATCGTtggatttaaattaaatagcctACCGAGAGAAAGAACTGCTAGGAAGTGAGATCAACAAGATGTATGAACAAAGCTACAACAACACTTTTAAGGATGAAAATGTTAGaactacaaaatatatataaaaaaaataaagtacagTGCATCGAAATTTCTTTGGTGGCAACACTGGCTGTCTGGTCTCAAAGATGAGGAACTACGCAAGCTATGGGAAGAACATTTATGCCTTTTAACTTTGAGtaagctttaaaaatgaattgatTACAACCTGAAAACAACAAAGTCAAAGTAGTCTGTTATGCTTCCATCTCAAAAGTCTTTAGAAatccatcatttaaaaaaaaccaaccat
This is a stretch of genomic DNA from Notolabrus celidotus isolate fNotCel1 chromosome 17, fNotCel1.pri, whole genome shotgun sequence. It encodes these proteins:
- the LOC117829229 gene encoding apolipoprotein D-like isoform X2, translated to MTVTQQLKKISVEVFGCLKMKEYKVLFVLLLSALRADSQSFHQGNCPKPPVQEDFNVTKYMGTWYEIEKLPALFERGKCNQATYSLLDDGTVKVRNAELLANGKISTIEGVATVKNSSHPAILDVGFFKGVPDAPYLVLSTDYHTYALVYSCADYYGFFHIDFAWILARTRVLPEDVVSQSHDKLAAAGVNIKRLTVSNQTGCDIMT
- the LOC117829229 gene encoding apolipoprotein D-like isoform X1, which codes for MTVTQQLKKISVEVFGCLKMKEYKTECIANECLNMKVLFVLLLSALRADSQSFHQGNCPKPPVQEDFNVTKYMGTWYEIEKLPALFERGKCNQATYSLLDDGTVKVRNAELLANGKISTIEGVATVKNSSHPAILDVGFFKGVPDAPYLVLSTDYHTYALVYSCADYYGFFHIDFAWILARTRVLPEDVVSQSHDKLAAAGVNIKRLTVSNQTGCDIMT
- the LOC117829229 gene encoding apolipoprotein D-like isoform X3 — translated: MKEYKVLFVLLLSALRADSQSFHQGNCPKPPVQEDFNVTKYMGTWYEIEKLPALFERGKCNQATYSLLDDGTVKVRNAELLANGKISTIEGVATVKNSSHPAILDVGFFKGVPDAPYLVLSTDYHTYALVYSCADYYGFFHIDFAWILARTRVLPEDVVSQSHDKLAAAGVNIKRLTVSNQTGCDIMT